One Anastrepha obliqua isolate idAnaObli1 chromosome 6, idAnaObli1_1.0, whole genome shotgun sequence DNA window includes the following coding sequences:
- the LOC129250555 gene encoding LOW QUALITY PROTEIN: uncharacterized protein LOC129250555 (The sequence of the model RefSeq protein was modified relative to this genomic sequence to represent the inferred CDS: substituted 1 base at 1 genomic stop codon) — protein MLETEGTEVADRRRKFQQRSGIPGFIGVIDGTHICIKAPQNNKDNYFNRKHSCSLVLKGEVYLDFSLKAVLDAEKRSTDIKGGEPGLLHXSSVLRRSNLFRKVQSEPQNLFPDSFILGDSAYPLTRWLALPYKDYGNLTAS, from the exons ATGCTAGAAACTGAAG GTACAGAAGTAGCGGATAGGAGGAGGAAGTTTCAACAAAGGAGTGGGATACCGGGTTTTATTGGAGTCATTGATGGCACGCATATTTGCATTAAAGCTCCCCAAAATAATAAAGACAACTATTTTAATCGGAAACACAGCTGCAGCTTAGtgcttaagggggaagtctact tagacttctcCCTTAAAGCAGTACTAGATGCTGAAAAAAGATCTACTGACATAAAAGGCGGTGAGCCTGGATTACTACATTAAAGCAGTGTCCTGCGAAGATCAAACCTATTTCGTAAGGTGCAATCGGAACCGCAAAATTTGTTTCCAGACTCCTTCATTTTGGGTGACTCTGCTTATCCCTTAACAAGGTGGCTAGCACTACCTTATAAGGATTACGGCAATTTAACTGCATCGTAA